Part of the Opisthocomus hoazin isolate bOpiHoa1 chromosome 5, bOpiHoa1.hap1, whole genome shotgun sequence genome, GGGGGCACAGGGACGGTGGGGGTCTGTCCCTGCGCGGGGGAGCGAGGGGCTCCCCTCCTTGACCTGCTGTCTCCGCAGGCTGGTGGAGCTGGCACCCCAGTACTACCTGAGCAACCTGCCGCCCAGCGAGAGCCGGGACCTGCTGATGGAGCTGCGGGAGAAGGTGGCGGCCGTGGAGGACGTGCCGGCGGGGCAGGAGCCGCGGGGAgaggcggccggcggggaggATGAGGAGCGGGATGTCTGTGTGCTGCAGTGAGCTGGAGCCGCTGgagcccccgcgccggggccgcctgGGCTTGGCTGTGACGGCCGGGGACAGGAGAGCGCCGGGGAGGCCGTGTCACTGCGGGGCCGACGCGGTGCCCGGGGAGGAGCGGGCAGAGCGTGCCACTGCCACAGCGCTGTGCCACCGTCGTGGTACCAGCAGCCACGGGACTGGCCCCCAGCGTCACCCCTGGGGTGAGAGCCTGGATCGGGGCAGcgctggccccggggctggggagtcGTGCAGCCCTCCGCGCCCGGGCTCCTTCACCCCGcgcttccccgggggctgccgcaGGGCTGGGGCCACCGGCCCTGCGCGTCCCGCTCCCCCCACGCCGGGgagccgcgccccggggccgagGGGCCGCTTGCGGGTGTCTCCTGTATAAAGTTTTGTGACCTTTGCTCCTGGCTTCGCGTCCGTGATTGCAGCCGAGGAGGGCTCACGCCGCAGAGGGGTCCGGCGAGGGTGGGCTCCGtctgccccgcgccccgccgagcCTCCCGTCTCCGGGGGGTTTCTGAACATGAGGCATCCCTGGTCTTGCTCACCTCCCGCCTCCGGTTCTGGGTAGCGTGCCGCTGCCCGCAGTCGCGCCGAGGGACAGCCCTGGCCTTTGCGCCGGGACTTCCCCTCCGCGGCTCTGCGCTCTTCTGCAGAAGCCAAGGGGAAGCTGCggctggcggggggggcagcCTGGGGGTGCAGCCAGCTCCTGCTCGCCCGGGACCGGAGAGGGCACGGGTGCTCCCGGGGGCGAGGTGCCCCCCGACCCGCCCTGCCTCCGGCTCCCTCCGGCTTTCCAGCAAGTCCCGCTTCTCTTGCAGCTCGCTGGTGCCATGGCCGATGGCCGAGTCTGTgcctggggggccgggggtccccacaTGGGtgctgtgctccagcccctgccccgggacaGACCCCTTggcgtgggcacggggctgctccgtcccagcagctgccactctgcctccctccttgCTCCTTGCTTTGCCCACCTCCTTCCGTCCCTCCCGCCTTGcccccccgctctccctcccGCCTTGCCCCCCACTCTCCCTCCCGCCTTGCCCCCcgctctccctcctgccttgcccccccgctttccctcctgccttgccccccgctctccctcccgccttgccccccgctctccctcctgccttgcccccccgctttccctcctgccttgccccccgctctccctcctgccttgccccccgctctccctcccgccttgccccccgctctccctcccgccttgccccccgctctccctcctgccttgccccccgctctccctcccgccttgccccccgctctccctcctgccttgcccccccgctctccctcccgccttgccccccgctctccctcccGCCTTGCCCCCCGCTCTCCTCCTGCCTTGCCCCCCGCTCTCCTCCCGCCTTgccccccgccctccctccccgcagcccacGCGCGGGGGCTCCGCTGTTCCCGGGAAGGGGCCCGGAGGCTCCGctgccccgtccccgccgccgcgcctcgAAGGTCAGGCGGAAAGGTGAGGGCCGGGCCTCCCCGCAGCCTCGGAGCCTGAACTTCCCCTGCGCTTTCTAGGAACCCCAGAAAGTACATCAGTGGGAGCAGCGGGGCGCAGCTCGCTCCTCCCCGCACTCCCCAGCCTGGGGCcgcctgcccggggtgggggtcctGCCCTgttcccggggctgggggctggagggggtgcaggggctgAGCCCCGTGGGCTGAGCGGAGGTGGCCatgcagcggggctgggctggtgcTGGCGGGGACGGCCGAGGGGACGCTggtggctgtgactgccctgCCTCTGCATCCCCCCCAGAACAGCATCCCACCGGGGCAGCTGCGTGGTcccaggaggggagggaaggggcgagacaGCCCCGAGCCTGGCTGGGTGCAGCACCCCGAGCCTCTGTGGGGACCCGCTCCTCTCCTCGGGGACCCACTGCAGCCCGACTGGATGTGGCCAAGCACTGCGCCTGCCCCTCGCCGGACCCCCGGGACAGACACTGCTGGACCTCAATGGTTCCTTCCCTGTGCTCTGGCCCCCACTCCCCCGACGGCAGGGAGCAGCGGATGCTCCGTGCGTCTTGCAGTGATGTGCAGACCCTCAGCGGGTCGTGGGGCTCAGGACCACTCTGCGGGAGCCAAACCCTCAGCGGGTCCTGGGGCTCAGGACCACTCCACGGGAGCTGGGAGCacccggggctccggcagcgtcccaggagcccagcactgccccTCCGCCCAGTGCTCCCCGGGAGGGCCCTGACCTCGCCACGCTGGCGATGCCCGCAGTCGGGGCAGGGCAGCgggtccccagtgcccccagcctgGGAAGTACCTGTGGTGagtcccagcagggctggggccgggTGGGTCGGGGGCTGAGCGATGGTCCCGGCTCGTAGCTCCACCCAGCAGCTTTCTCCTCTTCCAAGAACTGCCATGCCTCTGTGGCTTCACCTTGGGGCAGCCCCACGGGGTCCCGGCTCGGTATATAGCCAGCCGCCCACCGGCCCCCAGCCCGTGCCGAGCCCACCAGCGCAGCGCACACCGCGGCAGCAAGGTAGGCACAGCATGGCGGCTATGGGGGGCTTGCGCTGCGGCCCCAGGAGGGTCTGGGTGCCGAGGAGCCCCGGGAAGGTGCTGCTCCAGGAGAGcactgcagccccctgccccggggggcactcgacggggccgcggcgggaaGGGCCGGGGTGTCACATCGGCTGCCAGCCCCTTGCAGGGGTCCTCTCACACTGCACCTCTCCCCCTCCTGCCTGACCCTGCTGCCGTCGGTCCCAGGGCCGAGGTCTCTGCCCTTGCTGGTCCTGGTGGCTGCACCCCAGCTCGGCCGGCTCCCCTCCTCCTGGGGTACTGCTGGCCCCCTTTCCCGGCACGGGGctgcccttccccttcccccaccgctgcccttcccctcccagatgctggtgctgctggggctggtgctgcgcCTCGCTCCTGCGGACACCCTGACTGCCTTCCCCCCAAAGTGTGAGTcctgggggggcctgggggggaggCACCTGGGGGGGGGTGAGGCTGCAGGACCCACACAGCAACCGGAGGGAGCAGAGAGCGCCCGCATCCCCCTGGTACGGGGCAACGCGAGCCCGGGGCAGGGCAGCTCTTCTGGTgggtgtggggctggaggatggaCATGAGAGTGGTGGGGTGGGGGCACAGACGTGGGGTGAGGGAGCAGTGTGGGGATGGACGCGGGGTGATGGGGCAGGACGGGGTTGAACATGGGGTGATGGTGCAGGTAGTGAGGGAGCAGGACTGGGGACTGTGGGGAAGGATGGATGCGGTGGGTCAGGGCGAGGGGTGACCCAGCCCCACTGTGGCGTGGGGACGGGCTGCCCACAGCATCACCCGTCTCTGACCGCAGCCTCTGCCTCTGATGTCCAGTTCAGGTGGGGAAGCTGAACGGGGACGTGGTGCTGAAATGCAACACCTCGGAGCAGCAAGTGACCTGGACGCAGAACGGGGAGCCGGAGCCCATGGCTGAGCTCGTGGCCGAGGGACAGACCCTCACCATCATCGGCTTGGACCTGCCGGCCGCGGGCAACTACAGCTGCTGGGCCGGCCCCGTCCTGCTGGACACCACCTACGTGGTGGTCAGCGGCACCCGTACGCGGGGCTGGGCGAGGGGGCCGGAGGGGGCGACGGGGCGgagcggaggggatgtggggcgACGGGGCAGCGGGGCGTGCAGGGACCTGGGGGATGGCTGGGGACCAGGAGATGCTCGTCCATCTCCAGACGGCCATGCCCAGCCCACGGGGCtgttgggggggggctgggcagggctgtgcggggagggggcacgggcagcccccgagccGTCGCCCCTCGGCCCCAACAGGGGAGGAGAGGATGAACGTCTCCTGCCAGGCTGAGTCCTACCGCGGCTCCTTCCGCTGCTCCTGGACTGGCCCCCGCTCCGCCATCTTCCGCGCCCGCCTCACACGCAGGTGggtgccccagggacccccccatcccgGCCCCCGCCCCATGGCCGCCCAACCCTCACGCCTGCCTCCGCCCCGCAGCGACGGCTCCTTGGGGGAGTGGGTGCCGGCGTCTGGCCGCCGCGGCCGGTTCAGCAGCAGCTTCACCGACCCCTCCTTCTGCCCCTTCGCCGAGGAGCTGCGcccgctgcagctgcagctggaggggctCTCGGACACCTCCTACCACAGCTTCTCCAGCCACTTCTTCATCCGCGACATCGGTGAGCTCAGCTCGGCagcagcggggcccggcggctgtctgtggggtgcgggggggctcggccccaTGGCTGGGAGCGCTGCCCCACGCTGAGCCCCGCTCTGCCCGCAGTGCGGCCCAGCTCGCCGCGGGAGCTGACCACGCAGCGGCGGGGGGAGCAGCTCCACCTGGCCTGGGCCCCCCCGGCCTCCTGGCCGCTCCCCAGGTCCTACTTCGCCCTGCTCTACCGGCTGCAGTACGAGCTCCTCAACGGCACCCAGGTAGCTGCGGGACGCCCGTGCCCAGCCTGCCGCTGCACGTGCTGCCCCGCGCCCTCGCTCTGCTGcgcccaccctgccctgcccctccgTGCCCCTGcgcccaccctgccccagcaacCACTCTGCCCTGCACCCACCCTGCCCCACATCcaccctgccctgtgcccaccctgcccctgcaCCCACCCTGCCCCATGTCCATCCTGCCCCATGCCCACCCTGCCCCATGTCCACCCTGTCCCATACCCACCCTGCCGCTGCGcccaccctgccccagcctgggccCTTCCCCCGGCCCAGGGCTGCCACTGGGAACAGGGACTTGCCGGGGGGGCTCATCaacagccccctccccgctgcgcTGTTTCTCTCCTCAGGGCAGTGAATTGTCACTCCTGGCCGTCACCTCTGCTCccgccccagcgctgcccacgcAAGGCAGCGTCACTGCCCGTGCTGGGGACGTGCCGCTGTCTCCCACTCCTGAGTCCCCAGCACTgagcccccagctcctgccccatcccCCCTTCCCCACAGCCTCGTGCCCGTCCTGGCTGCCCCCACCCCGGTGCTGGGGGGTCCCGAGGCCGTGACCTGCCTGGCTTTGCAGGTTGACAAGTACGTGGAGGGCGCGGAGGAGACGCAGCTGCAGGAGCACGCGCGGCGGGTGCGCATCAGCTGCCGGGACCTCTACGCCAACCCTGCCTGGAGCCCCTGGACCACCTGGCAGGACGTCGGGGCCACCCAGCAGAGATGACCCCCCCGCACGGACACCCCCTTCCCCCTCGCACCCATCCCCTTCCCTGCTGTACCCCCGTctgcatggggacatggggggctggggagcacccCCGAGCTGCGAcagccgtaggcacccgacaccGACCTCCCCTTCACTTGCACGGTTTGGAGGGGGCTTTTCACCCCTGTTAAAGAGCTGTGCTTGGCTTTTTACTGTGACAAACCTCAGTTAGTCTTTGTGTGGGGCAGGGGTGCCGGGCCCCCGACCCCCAGCCTCTGCGGGCTCCAGCTGGGCACACCACGGGTGCCCTGGACCCCCCCCTACTCCTCATCAACCCCCCCAGATCTGCCTCCCTTCTGGGGGCTGCAGCggagcagcatccccagccccagcggCAGCAGCCCAGTGGGGACCTGCTGCCCTACACCAAGGGGGAGGCCTGGGGGGCAGCACCCCATCCCCACGTCCTGCGGAGCAGGGTCCCTGCCATGACCACAGCCACACTGGGTGGGAGGGGGTCAGGGACCATCTGCCATCACTGGGGGTCTCAGCTCCCACTGGGACACAGCCCCTCCACCATGTGTCGGTGGCTGGACCCCCACGATGTGCCCCACTCGGCATCCCCGGGGGGTGCCCAGCCTGGGGGTGAGGGGCTGCggccaggcaggagagagccgagaccctgcagccaggcagccccaTGGGACACAGCCCCGCACCCCAGCTCTGCCGCAGACCCCGAGAGCACAGGGGGGTGCCGCCGGCGCAGGGCCCGGCTGGGGgacgctgccccctccccacagaCGGGCCGGCTCCGGGTAGTGCCACGGGGCTTTATTGAGGTGCTTCTGCGCAGGCCGAGGctgggaccccagccccgctgtTGCTCCAGAGAGGCTGGTGAGAGTGTGCGGCCCCACGGCTGCTGCCATCCCGGGGGGCCAGGGCCTCCGGGGGCGGGGGTCTGGAAACACCAGGTAGCCGGGGGTCTCAGTAGTCCAGGGGGCCCGTGGCACAGGGGGGCAGAGGGACCGGGGCTCCAGGAGTCCAGAGGGGTCTGGAGGGTACAGGGGTCCCACGGCCTGGGCGTCCGGGGCTGGAGGTCCCGAGGCGCGGGCAAGCGGGGGCTCAGGGGACCCCGAGGTGCAGGGGTCTGGGGGCCTGGGGTGCGGCGGGTCCCGGCAGCGCGGGgtcccgcagcggggccgggggtcccgtcACGGCGGGGCCAGGCAGCCCAGGCGCAGCTCCTCgccctccagcatctccctgcaAGAGACAGGCCCGGGCtgagccccgcgccccgcccgccgcgcccgcccccccccgcgtaCCGGTACGCGGCGATCTCGGCCTCCAGCGCCATCCGCAGCCGCAGCAGCGCGGGATACTCCCGCAGGCACCGGGCCATCTCCGCCTCCGCCTCGCCGATCTCCCGCTCCAGCTCCGCCACCCGCTCCTGCCGGCCCGCCCGTCAGCGccgcccgggacccccgccccgccccgcacggacccccggCCTGACCCCGACCCGCCCGGACCCCCGGACCCCGACGCACACGCACCCCGGCCCGCCCGGACCCTGCCCACGGACCCCCAGCCTGACCCGGACCCGCACggacccccgcaccccgccccgcACTgacccccgcaccccgccccgcACGCACCCCGGCCTGCCCGGACCCCCGCCCCGCACTGacccccggaccccgacccgcacGAACCCCGGCCCGCCCGgacccccggcctgacccccgtcccgcccgccggacccccgccctgcacggaccctcggACCCTCGGCCTCACCCccaccccgcacggacccccgGACCCCGCCCCGCACGGATCCCTCTCCCTAGCCCCATCCCAaccctcaccccctgccccacTTGCACCCCCGCTCCCCACCTCcatcctgaccccccccctccccagccctccggGCGTCCAGGCCCCGCACCgccctccttcctccctgggcctccgcccccctccccaaacacccacacccccccttccccacaACCCAAACCACCTGGGACCCCCCAGGcggcccccccccaaccccccccgcacCTGGTACTTGGCGAGCTCCCCGCTCCGCCGGTcccgcagcccctccagctgccGCCGCAACGCTCCCACCGCCCCCCGCAACGCTTCCACCTCGGCGGCGCGGGACCTCAGCAGCCTCCGGTACCCGGCGGCCTCGGCACGGGCACGGACCACCGCCTCGCCGCCGACCCTCCGGTACCGGGGACGGCCCTCGGCCGCGCTCATCCCGGCGGCTCTGCGCCGgttcctccccccgccccccccggtaAAACGGGGCCGCGTCACGGAACCGCAGCCAATCGCGCCGCCGGGGAACAGGCACCGGGTGCCCGCCTCCTCCCGGTAACAACGCGGGGGGGGTGGCGGGAGCCTGCCCCTCGCCCGCAGCCCGCTGGCTGCGGGCGAGGGGCAGGCTCCCGCCACCCCCCCATAAATGGGGGGCGAGCGGCTGCCGACCCCCCTGCAGCGGCTGCAGCACCATggacagcgcggggggggggggggggcaaggtcaagttcagggtcagggtcgtcgctgtgacccccccccccccgcctcgtaTCAAGCAGGGGTCCCGGCCAGACCTGGCCCAAGTGAGGGTCCCCGCAGACCAGTGGGCTGGGGGCATCAGtccctgggggtggggggcgtcCATGGTTGAGGATGGGGACACTCAGGGGGTCACCAGAgaaagaggggggggggtggatattttctgcaggagggttgggggTGGTTCAGCCCCCCACAGACCCCTCTGCCTCCCCACGAGTGTGCTGTGGGTCATGCCAGTCCGAGGTTCCCCCTGGGgtcggggaggggaagggggtccCGGCAGACTGGGGGGGGTCGCAGGGGtgagggcagccctgctcgggggggctggCGCAGTCCTTCGGCGTGGAGGGCACCCGGAGTCCGTCGCGGGGTGCTGTGGGGGCACGTCCAGGCCCGGGGCCGCAGGGAGCCGGCGAACCGGTGGGTGCGGGGGCCGGGAGCaccggagaccccagcccccaggGCAGACCAGCCCAGTCCGTCAGTCTGTCCCACGGCCGGGGGGGGCCACGGCGCCGGGTTCCTCGCCCAGCCCGGCGGCCGCAGCTGCCAAACTCCGACCAGGATAAGGCGAGTGTGGGGGGGTGGCACAGACCCTGCCGCAGCTGCCAGTGAGGGCGGGGGGCTCCCAGCACCGGGAATAGGGGGGGGTCCACCCTGCACCCCGCTTGGCCCACCCTGGGTGGGAGCTCCCCCGAGGGGAGGGGGCCTCACCCAGCCGCTGATGGGTGGGCAGCAGGTCCTGAGCGGGGACCACCCGAGGAGCACCCCCGGAGCGGGGGTCCCGGGgacagagggctgggctggcagagccctgcggCGTGCGGGGGCCCAGCCCTGGGCTCCCCGGGGGGTCCGGGCGAGGGGCTGCCCACAGCGGTGCTCCGGGCAGGGGTCCAGGCAGCGGTCGGCAGAGCTTTGAGTCCAACGGCAGGGGCACAGCCGCCCACCCGGAGCTGCGGGGTGGCCGAGGGGGGCCTGAGGGGGCTGGCcctcggcggggagggggcggccgatGGGGAGGGCCGTCGGgaagcagcagccccctccccgccgaggTGCCGGGCTcgggccccgccgggctcccgctgcccaccaCCGCCTCCCGGCACGTCCACGGCTCCCCGGGGACCTCACACCACGGAGGCCACCCCCGAGACCGACGTCACCTTGTTGTcctcagcccagggctgcaggtTCTGCAGGGCGTAGAGGGAGGAGTTGTGCATGCAGAGCGGGTCCTGGGGCAGCGGCTGGCTCAGGCTCTTCTGGAAGGCCTCCTGCTGCAGGTGCAGCATCAGGCGGTTGGCCTGCTGGCGCTCGGCCTCGCGCTCCTCCGCCGtctgcctcctgccagcacaCACGGCCCGTCCGGCaccgccgcgctgcccgcgctCGCTGCCAGCACCGCCGTGTGCCAGCGTGCCGCTGCCCCACCGCCCCGTCCCTCTCCTGCACCGCCATGTGCCAGTGTGCCGCTGCCCCACCGCCTCTGCCCCACCGCCCCGTCCCTCTCCTGCACCGCCGTGTGCCAGCGTGCCGCTGCCCCACCGCCTCTGCCCCACCGCCCCGTCCCTCTCCTGCACCACCGTGTGCCAGCGTGCCGCTGCCCCACCGCCTCTGCCCCACCACCCCATCCCTCTCCGGGCACCGCCATGTGCCAGCGTGCCGCTGCCCCACCACCTCCGCCCCACCGCCCCGTCCCTCTCCTGCACCGCCATGTGCCAGCGTGCCGCTGCCCCACCGCCTCCGCCACGTAGCCCTGCCTGACTCCCGGCACCGCTGTGCAACTGCTCCACCGCCTCTGCCCCACCGCCCCGTCCCTCTCCGGCCACCACTGTGCCCCGGTCCAGCAccgccctgcagccctgccctgctgccggcACCACTCTGTGCCAGCGTGTCACTGCCCCACTGCCtccgccccgcagccctgcccatctCCTGGCACCACTGGGCACTGCTGTGGAACTGCCCCACTGCCCCGTCCCTCTCCTGGCACCGCTGTGCTCCGGTCCGGCagtgtcctgcagccctgccctgctgccagcactgccgtCTGCCAGCGTGCCACTGCCCCACCGCCTccaccccgcagccctgcccgacTCCCGGCACCGCTGTGGCACTGCCCCACTGCCCCGTCCCTCTCCCGGCACCGCTGTGCACCGCTGTGGAACTGCCCCACCGCCCCGTCCCTCTCTGGGCACTGCCGTGTGCCAGCGTGCCACTGCCCCACCGCCTCTGCCCCACTGCCCCGTCCCTCTCCCGGCACCGCTGTGCACTGCTGTGGCACTGCCCCACTGCCTTGTCCCTCTCCCGGCACTGCTGTGCGCTGGTccggctgctctgcctgcagcccacccTGCGCCCAGTGCTGCTCCGCACCGGTGCAGCAATGCCCGCCACTGCGTCCCCGCAGCCCACCCTGCGCACAGCTCCGCACCACTGCAGCAACGCCCGCCACTGCGTCCCTGCAgcccatccctgccccgtcacCGCCGTGCCCCAGCCAGGCACAGGCGCTGCGGCGGGGACGGGCACCCCACCtcgccccagcccagcctctcccggGGGGCacagccgcggcggggggggctgccggatggggcagggggtcggggctgcgggggccgcggtggctgccccgggcccggctccgTTA contains:
- the LOC142361468 gene encoding interleukin-12 subunit beta-like; amino-acid sequence: MLVLLGLVLRLAPADTLTAFPPKFQVGKLNGDVVLKCNTSEQQVTWTQNGEPEPMAELVAEGQTLTIIGLDLPAAGNYSCWAGPVLLDTTYVVVSGTREERMNVSCQAESYRGSFRCSWTGPRSAIFRARLTRSDGSLGEWVPASGRRGRFSSSFTDPSFCPFAEELRPLQLQLEGLSDTSYHSFSSHFFIRDIVRPSSPRELTTQRRGEQLHLAWAPPASWPLPRSYFALLYRLQYELLNGTQVDKYVEGAEETQLQEHARRVRISCRDLYANPAWSPWTTWQDVGATQQR
- the LOC142361520 gene encoding uncharacterized protein LOC142361520 isoform X2, with translation MSAAEGRPRYRRVGGEAVVRARAEAAGYRRLLRSRAAEVEALRGAVGALRRQLEGLRDRRSGELAKYQGDAGGRGAAPGLPGPAVTGPPAPLRDPALPGPAAPQAPRPLHLGVP
- the LOC142361520 gene encoding alpha-internexin-like isoform X1, whose protein sequence is MSAAEGRPRYRRVGGEAVVRARAEAAGYRRLLRSRAAEVEALRGAVGALRRQLEGLRDRRSGELAKYQERVAELEREIGEAEAEMARCLREYPALLRLRMALEAEIAAYREMLEGEELRLGCLAPP